A part of Helicobacter ibis genomic DNA contains:
- a CDS encoding isochorismatase family protein, which produces MNLLKTKPTLDSSSSIFVCVDIQEKLYNIMHKKEKLLKNANLLLEASKILNIDSIILEQYPKGLGKSVVNVNTKVIEKLSFSAFGESLFCKEIEAKQNIIFFGIESHICIRESSLDAKDRGFNVFVIEDSCSSVNKNNHKNALKELSLKNITITNTQSILFSFLLTCKDDCFKQISALIK; this is translated from the coding sequence ATGAATCTACTTAAAACCAAGCCAACGCTAGATTCTAGTAGTAGTATTTTTGTATGCGTTGATATACAAGAAAAGCTATACAACATAATGCACAAAAAAGAAAAACTACTAAAAAACGCTAATCTTTTGCTTGAAGCTTCAAAGATTCTAAATATAGATAGTATCATTTTAGAACAATACCCAAAAGGACTTGGAAAAAGCGTAGTAAATGTAAATACAAAAGTTATAGAAAAACTATCATTTAGTGCATTTGGTGAATCTCTTTTTTGCAAAGAAATAGAAGCAAAACAAAATATAATATTCTTTGGAATAGAAAGTCATATTTGCATAAGAGAGAGCTCATTAGATGCTAAAGATAGAGGGTTTAATGTGTTTGTAATAGAAGATTCTTGCTCAAGTGTAAATAAAAATAATCACAAAAATGCACTAAAAGAATTATCACTAAAAAATATAACAATTACAAATACACAAAGCATTTTATTTTCATTTTTACTAACTTGCAAAGATGACTGCTTCAAGCAAATTAGTGCATTAATAAAATAG
- a CDS encoding ATP-dependent Clp protease adaptor ClpS — protein MPRTQLENSTEVVEKLQEPDRYKVILLNDDFTTQDFVIHVLQTIFHKSFEESLNLMLQIHNSGKGMCGIYPYDIAETKVVEVRKMAKEKQFPLRAILEKI, from the coding sequence TTGCCAAGAACACAACTAGAGAACTCAACTGAAGTAGTAGAAAAACTACAAGAACCAGATAGATACAAAGTTATTTTGCTAAATGACGACTTTACCACGCAAGATTTTGTGATTCATGTATTGCAGACAATTTTTCACAAAAGCTTTGAAGAATCTCTAAACTTAATGTTACAAATACATAATAGCGGTAAGGGAATGTGCGGGATCTACCCTTATGATATAGCAGAAACCAAAGTAGTAGAAGTAAGAAAAATGGCAAAAGAAAAGCAGTTCCCACTAAGAGCAATTTTAGAAAAAATATAG